The following are from one region of the Corylus avellana chromosome ca1, CavTom2PMs-1.0 genome:
- the LOC132183141 gene encoding major strawberry allergen Fra a 1.05-like, giving the protein NGGPGTIKKICFDEGSPFNYIKQKVEEIDQANFSYRYSVIEGDALSDKLEKINYEIKIVASPDGGSILKSISKYHTIGDHELKDEQIKAGKEKASGLFKAVEGYLLAHPNEY; this is encoded by the exons AATGGAGGTCCCGGAACCATTAAGAAGATCTGCTTCGATGAAG GCAGCCCATTCAACTACATAAAGCAAAAGGTTGAAGAGATTGACCAAGCAAACTTTTCATATCGCTACAGTGTGATTGAAGGCGATGCTTTGTCCGACAAACTGGAGAAAATCAATTACGAGATCAAGATAGTGGCATCCCCTGATGGAGGATCTATCTTGAAGAGCATCAGCAAGTACCACACCATAGGAGACCATGAACTCAAGGACGAGCAGATTAAGGCTGGAAAAGAGAAGGCCTCAGGACTTTTCAAAGCTGTTGAGGGCTACCTCTTGGCACACCCTAATGAGTATTAA
- the LOC132187665 gene encoding major strawberry allergen Fra a 1.05-like codes for MGVFTYETETTSVIPPARLFKSFVLDSDNLIPKVAPKAIKSIEIIEGNGGPGTIKKICFDEGSPFNYIKQKVEEIDQANFSYRYSVIEGDALSDKLEKINYEIKIVASPDGGSILKSISKYHTIGDHELKDEQIKAGKEKASGLFKAVEGYLLAHPNEY; via the exons ATGGGTGTGTTCACTTATGAAACCGAGACCACTTCAGTTATCCCTCCGGCTAGGCTGTTCAAGAGCTTTGTCCTAGATTCCGACAACCTCATCCCAAAGGTTGCTCCAAAGGCCATCAAGAGCATTGAAATCATCGAAGGAAATGGAGGTCCCGGTACCATTAAGAAGATCTGTTTCGATGAAG GCAGCCCATTCAACTACATAAAGCAAAAGGTTGAAGAGATTGACCAAGCAAACTTTTCATATCGCTACAGTGTGATTGAAGGCGATGCTTTGTCCGACAAACTGGAGAAAATCAATTACGAGATCAAGATAGTGGCATCCCCTGATGGAGGATCTATCTTGAAGAGCATCAGCAAGTACCACACCATAGGAGACCATGAACTCAAGGACGAGCAGATTAAGGCTGGAAAAGAGAAGGCCTCAGGACTTTTCAAAGCTGTTGAGGGCTACCTCTTGGCACACCCTAATGAGTATTAA
- the LOC132161788 gene encoding major pollen allergen Bet v 1-M/N-like, which yields MGVFTYETETTSVIPPARLFKSFVLDSDNLIPKVAPKAIKSIEIVEGNGGPGTIKKICFDEGSPFNYIKQKVDEIDQANFSYRYSVIEGDALSDKLEKINYEIKIVASPDGGSILKSISKYHTIGDHELKEEQIKAGKEKASGLFKAVEGYLLAHLDEY from the exons ATGGGTGTGTTCACTTATGAAACCGAGACCACTTCAGTTATCCCTCCGGCTAGGCTGTTCAAGAGCTTTGTCCTAGATTCCGACAACCTCATCCCAAAGGTTGCTCCAAAGGCCATCAAGAGCATTGAAATCGTCGAAGGAAATGGAGGTCCCGGAACCATTAAGAAGATCTGCTTTGATGAAG GCAGCCCATTCAACTACATAAAGCAAAAGGTTGATGAGATTGACCAAGCAAACTTTTCGTATCGCTACAGTGTGATTGAAGGCGATGCTTTGTCCGACAAACTGGAGAAAATCAATTACGAGATCAAGATAGTGGCATCCCCTGATGGAGGATCTATCTTGAAGAGCATCAGCAAGTACCACACCATAGGAGACCATGAGCTCAAGGAAGAGCAGATTAAGGCTGGAAAAGAGAAGGCCTCAGGACTTTTCAAAGCTGTTGAGGGCTACCTCTTGGCACACCTTGATGAGTATTAA
- the LOC132176593 gene encoding ATP-dependent 6-phosphofructokinase 5, chloroplastic-like yields MHASLASGQIDICLIHEVSFNLHGPHGVLSHLKYLIETKGSAVICVAEGARQNFIQKTNAKDASGNIVFGDFGVHIQQEVGGCILTNFMWSSSLHDS; encoded by the exons ATGCATGCATCCCTAGCTAGtggacaaattgacatatgtttgattcatgag gtatcttttaatttgcacgggcctcatggtgttttgagtcatctgaaatacctgattgagacaaagggttcggctgttatttgtgtcgcagagggagcacggcag aattttattcagaaaactaatgctaaagatgcgtctgggaacattgtatttggagatttcggtgtccacattcaacaagaggttggtggttgtattttgactaatttcatgtggtcttcatctctccatgactcttga
- the LOC132189504 gene encoding major strawberry allergen Fra a 1.05-like: MGVFTYETENTSVIPPARLFKSFVLDSDNLIPKVAPKAIKSIEIIEGNGGPGTIKKICFDEGSQFNYIKQKVDEIDQANFSYRYSVIEGDALSDKLEKINYEIKIVASPDGGSILKSISKYHTTGDHELKEEQIKAGKEMASGLFKAVEGYLLAHPNEY; the protein is encoded by the exons ATGGGTGTGTTCACTTATGAAACCGAGAACACTTCAGTTATCCCTCCGGCTAGGCTGTTCAAGAGCTTTGTCCTAGATTCCGACAACCTCATCCCAAAGGTTGCTCCAAAGGCCATCAAGAGCATTGAAATCATCGAAGGAAATGGAGGTCCCGGAACCATTAAGAAGATCTGCTTCGATGAAG GCAGCCAATTCAACTACATAAAGCAAAAGGTTGATGAGATTGACCAAGCAAACTTTTCATATCGCTACAGTGTGATTGAAGGCGATGCCTTGTCCGACAAACTGGAGAAAATCAATTACGAGATCAAGATAGTGGCATCCCCTGATGGAGGATCTATCTTAAAGAGCATCAGCAAGTACCACACCACAGGAGACCATGAGCTCAAGGAAGAGCAAATTAAGGCTGGAAAAGAGATGGCCTCAGGACTTTTCAAAGCTGTTGAGGGCTACCTCTTGGCACACCCTAATGAGTATTAA
- the LOC132190413 gene encoding major strawberry allergen Fra a 1.04-like, with product MGVFTYETETTSVIPPARLFKSFVLDSDNLIPEVAPKAIKSIEIIEGNGGPGTIKKICFDEGSPISYIKQKVDEIDQANFSYRYSVIDGDALSDKLEKINCEIKIVASPDGGSIMKSISKDHTIGDHELEEEQIKAGKEMASGLFKAVEDYLLAHPNEY from the exons ATGGGTGTGTTCACTTATGAAACCGAGACCACTTCAGTTATCCCTCCCGCTAGGCTGTTCAAGAGCTTTGTCCTAGATTCCGACAACCTCATCCCAGAGGTTGCTCCAAAGGCCATCAAGAGCATTGAAATCATCGAAGGAAATGGAGGTCCCGGAACCATTAAGAAGATCTGCTTCGATGAAG GCAGCCCAATCAGCTACATAAAGCAAAAGGTTGATGAGATTGACCAAGCAAACTTTTCATATCGCTACAGTGTGATTGATGGCGATGCTTTGTCCGACAAACTGGAGAAAATCAATTGCGAGATCAAGATAGTGGCATCCCCTGATGGAGGATCTATCATGAAGAGCATCAGCAAGGACCACACCATAGGAGACCATGAGCTCGAGGAAGAGCAGATTAAGGCTGGAAAAGAGATGGCCTCAGGACTTTTCAAAGCTGTTGAGGACTACCTCTTGGCACACCCTAATGAGTATTAA